One Solanum lycopersicum chromosome 2, SLM_r2.1 genomic region harbors:
- the LOC101261871 gene encoding probable xyloglucan endotransglucosylase/hydrolase protein 8 isoform X2 has protein sequence MESNASSMARVLLILSVIFTLFSSSNGVVGGAFEENFSKSCPGTHFKTSKDGQIWYLTLDQVSDCGFITKQSYRFGWYSTKLKLVGGDSAGVVTAFYMCSEVEAGPLRDEIDFEFLGNRTGQPYLIQTNVYNNGSGGREMRHQLCRYSKFNQRWVDPLRRFFVDKVPIRVYKNANHTNNFFPAQRPMYVFSSIWNADNWATRGGLDKINWENAPFVASYKDFTIDACPWKNPYPACASSTTQHWWDQNNTWHLSSKEKIDYAWVQRNFVVYNYCQDTVRNKYKPQECWLNPLD, from the exons ATGGAGAGCAATGCTTCTTCAATGGCTCGTGTTCTTTTGATTTTATCAgtaatttttacccttttttcatcatcaaatggTGTAGTTGGAGGTGcatttgaagaaaatttcaGTAAAAGTTGTCCTGGTACACATTTCAAGACTTCTAAAGATGGACAGATCTGGTATCTTACCTTAGACCAAGTATCAG ATTGTGGGTTCATAACAAAACAGAGCTATAGATTTGGTTGGTATAGCACAAAGTTGAAATTAGTAGGAGGTGACTCTGCTGGTGTTGTGACAGCATTTTAT ATGTGCTCAGAAGTAGAGGCAGGGCCATTGAGAGATGAGATAGATTTTGAGTTTTTGGGAAACAGAACAGGGCAGCCTTATCTTATTCAGACAAATGTGTATAACAATGGGAGTGGTGGACGTGAAATGAGGCATCAACTTTG TCGATATTCGAAATTCAATCAGCGTTGGGTAGATCCATTAAGAAG ATTTTTTGTGGATAAAGTACCAATAAGGGTATACAAGAACGCGAATCACACAAACAATTTCTTTCCAGCCCAGAGGCCGATGTACGTGTTTTCAAGCATATGGAATGCAGATAATTGGGCTACTAGAGGAGGCTTGGACAAGATAAACTGGGAAAATGCACCATTTGTAGCATCTTATAAGGATTTTACCATAGACGCTTGTCCATGGAAAAACCCTTACCCTGCTTGTGCTTCATCCACCACACAGCACTGGTGGGATCAGAATAATACTTGGCACCTATCAAGTAAAGAGAAGATTGATTATGCTTGGGTTCAGAGGAACTTTGTGGTTTATAATTATTGCCAGGATACTGTGAGGAACAAGTACAAGCCTCAAGAGTGTTGGTTAAATCCATTGGACTAA
- the LOC101261871 gene encoding probable xyloglucan endotransglucosylase/hydrolase protein 8 isoform X1 has protein sequence MESNASSMARVLLILSVIFTLFSSSNGVVGGAFEENFSKSCPGTHFKTSKDGQIWYLTLDQVSDCGFITKQSYRFGWYSTKLKLVGGDSAGVVTAFYMCSEVEAGPLRDEIDFEFLGNRTGQPYLIQTNVYNNGSGGREMRHQLWFDPTLDFHTYSILWNSHQIVFFVDKVPIRVYKNANHTNNFFPAQRPMYVFSSIWNADNWATRGGLDKINWENAPFVASYKDFTIDACPWKNPYPACASSTTQHWWDQNNTWHLSSKEKIDYAWVQRNFVVYNYCQDTVRNKYKPQECWLNPLD, from the exons ATGGAGAGCAATGCTTCTTCAATGGCTCGTGTTCTTTTGATTTTATCAgtaatttttacccttttttcatcatcaaatggTGTAGTTGGAGGTGcatttgaagaaaatttcaGTAAAAGTTGTCCTGGTACACATTTCAAGACTTCTAAAGATGGACAGATCTGGTATCTTACCTTAGACCAAGTATCAG ATTGTGGGTTCATAACAAAACAGAGCTATAGATTTGGTTGGTATAGCACAAAGTTGAAATTAGTAGGAGGTGACTCTGCTGGTGTTGTGACAGCATTTTAT ATGTGCTCAGAAGTAGAGGCAGGGCCATTGAGAGATGAGATAGATTTTGAGTTTTTGGGAAACAGAACAGGGCAGCCTTATCTTATTCAGACAAATGTGTATAACAATGGGAGTGGTGGACGTGAAATGAGGCATCAACTTTGGTTTGATCCTACTCTCGACTTTCATACTTATTCCATTCTTTGGAACTCTCATCAAATTGT ATTTTTTGTGGATAAAGTACCAATAAGGGTATACAAGAACGCGAATCACACAAACAATTTCTTTCCAGCCCAGAGGCCGATGTACGTGTTTTCAAGCATATGGAATGCAGATAATTGGGCTACTAGAGGAGGCTTGGACAAGATAAACTGGGAAAATGCACCATTTGTAGCATCTTATAAGGATTTTACCATAGACGCTTGTCCATGGAAAAACCCTTACCCTGCTTGTGCTTCATCCACCACACAGCACTGGTGGGATCAGAATAATACTTGGCACCTATCAAGTAAAGAGAAGATTGATTATGCTTGGGTTCAGAGGAACTTTGTGGTTTATAATTATTGCCAGGATACTGTGAGGAACAAGTACAAGCCTCAAGAGTGTTGGTTAAATCCATTGGACTAA
- the LOC101258435 gene encoding pentatricopeptide repeat-containing protein At4g21170, producing the protein MTIASRALFLFQKSIAKASTVTTTQKSQDWRTQFKQTQLVSQISSILLQRQTNQWPLLLKNLKLCSSQFTPSLFLQILHNTQDNPQVSLRFFHYAKNNLGFQPDAKVLCTLVYILLGSGLSRPAKPILDTLIQTYPPAQIVGFLIQSLKAGEIHIQSSVLSSVLECYCNKGLFLEALQVYQIVREYGYFVSVNCCNTLLNLLLSKNDLRLGWCYYGSIIRNGVQENVVTWSLIAQMLCKDGKFEKIVAILDKGVCSPLIYNILIDCYSERGKFDAAFGYLNDMYSERIDPTFSTFSSILDGACKYQNAQVIESVMSSMVEKGHLPKVVTPDYDSVIQKFSGIGKAYAAELFFREAYEKSIKLQDKTYGSMLRAFSKEGKAEDAIWMYNIIVERKIFINGKCYSAFMSVLCNEIPSVEVSSLLKDLIGRGFVPPVSQVSKFIVSQCEKHQWKEAEELLNVIFQKGLQFESFCCCSLVRHYCFSRRIDSAISLHTELERLGVALDVETYGLLLDRLFKSRRHEEALKIFDYMRTHDMLSSGSFSIMIRGLCQEEEFRKAMRLHDDMLKLGFKPDKKAYKRLISGFG; encoded by the coding sequence ATGACCATTGCCTCTAGAGCTCTCTTTCTCTTCCAGAAATCAATCGCAAAAGCAAGCACTGTAACAACAACACAAAAGTCCCAAGACTGGAGAACCCAATTCAAACAAACCCAATTAGTTTCCCAAATTTCCTCTATTCTCTTGCAAAGACAAACAAATCAATGGCCTTTACTTCTCAAGAACCTCAAACTTTGTTCTTCACAGTTTACTCCATCTCTCTTCCTACAAATCCTCCACAACACCCAAGACAACCCACAAGTCTCTCTACGCTTCTTCCACTATGCCAAGAACAATCTTGGGTTCCAACCTGATGCCAAAGTTCTTTGTACACTTGTGTATATACTTCTCGGGTCCGGACTATCCAGACCCGCAAAACCCATCTTGGATACTCTCATTCAAACATACCCACCAGCCCAAATTGTAGGTTTCTTGATTCAGTCATTGAAAGCTGGTGAAATTCACATTCAGTCTTCAGTCTTGAGCTCAGTTCTTGAATGTTATTGCAATAAAGGTTTGTTCTTGGAAGCTCTTCAGGTTTATCAAATAGTTAGAGAATATGGCTATTTTGTGTCTGTTAATTGTTGTAATACATTGCTTAATTTACTGCTCAGTAAGAATGATTTAAGACTGGGTTGGTGTTATTATGGTTCTATTATTCGTAATGGGGTTCAGGAGAATGTGGTTACATGGTCTTTAATTGCTCAGATGCTTTGTAAAGATGGGAAATTTGAGAAAATTGTTGCTATTCTAGACAAGGGGGTATGTAGTCCTCTTATTTACAACATACTCATAGACTGTTACTCTGAGAGAGGGAAGTTTGATGCTGCGTTTGGTTatttaaatgatatgtatagTGAACGCATTGATCCAACCTTTAGTACTTTTAGCTCAATTCTTGATGGTGCTTGCAAATATCAAAATGCCCAAGTGATTGAATCAGTGATGAGTTCCATGGTGGAAAAAGGACATCTCCCGAAAGTTGTGACACCTGACTATGATTCTGTGATTCAAAAGTTCTCTGGTATTGGAAAAGCATATGCAGCTGAATTGTTTTTCAGGGAAGCTTATGAAAAAAGCATTAAGCTACAAGACAAAACTTATGGCTCTATGCTAAGGGCATTCTCCAAGGAAGGTAAAGCTGAAGATGCTATTTGGATGTACAACATTATAGTCGAGAGAAAAATATTCATCAATGGCAAATGCTATAGTGCCTTTATGAGTGTCCTATGCAATGAAATTCCATCAGTGGAAGTTAGCAGTTTGTTGAAAGACTTGATAGGAAGAGGATTTGTACCTCCCGTATCTCAAGTATCTAAATTTATAGTTTCTCAATGTGAAAAGCATCAGTGGAAAGAAGCTGAGGAGCTTCTGaatgtaatttttcaaaaaggACTTCAGTTTGAATCTTTTTGTTGCTGCTCTTTGGTGCGGCACTATTGCTTTAGCAGAAGGATTGATTCTGCCATTTCTTTACATACTGAACTAGAGAGACTTGGTGTTGCTTTAGATGTAGAGACCTATGGTTTACTACTTGACAGACTGTTTAAATCAAGACGGCATGAAGAAGCTCTAAAGATCTTCGATTACATGAGAACACATGATATGTTAAGCAGCGGAAGTTTTTCAATCATGATCAGAGGGCTATGTCAGGAAGAGGAGTTTAGAAAAGCAATGAGACTGCATGATGATATGTTGAAATTGGGGTTTAAACCTGACAAAAAAGCGTATAAACGTTTGATTTCTGGGTTTGGCTAA
- the LOC101261568 gene encoding probable dolichyl-diphosphooligosaccharide--protein glycosyltransferase subunit 3B: MHETWKSTMAISTIQSSFLLITILFLLSPITTHSNSSDDVLSELIHLRSKSPLGLIHLKDPLLQRILSIPSPKPFSSLIFFDARQLHSKPDNSIPSIKYEFSLLSSSFLTNNPQNNTQIFFFIIEFQESKSSFELFDVQALPHIRLIPIYVTDVKTDCIKMDASGYSMGADSMKEFVEMNADVNLGPIHAPPFIPKKMMMIIGAGFLIWSPFLVKKFVIGNTHLQNKYIWMVASILLYFFSVSGTMYTIIRKAPLFLIDRNDPGKYHIFYQGSGMQLGAEGFAVGFLYTIVGLLLALMTHVLLHLKNRGTQSLLMALGLFVSFWAVKRVIYLNNWKTGYGVHAYWPSGWM, translated from the coding sequence ATGCATGAAACCTGGAAATCGACAATGGCGATCTCTACAATTCAATCTTCTTTTCTACTCATTACTATCCTCTTTCTCCTCTCACCCATCACTACCCATTCCAATTCTTCCGATGACGTACTCTCTGAGCTGATACATCTCCGATCAAAATCTCCCCTCGGTCTGATCCACCTCAAAGACCCCCTTCTCCAACGCATCCTCTCAATTCCTTCCCCTAAACCATTCTCATCCCTCATATTCTTTGACGCAAGGCAACTCCACTCTAAACCCGATAACTCAATCCCTAGTATCAAATATGAATTCTCCCTTCTCTCCTCTTCTTTCCTCACCAACAACCCCCAAAACAACACTcagattttcttcttcatcatagAATTTCAAGAATCAAAGTCTTCCTTCGAGCTTTTTGATGTTCAAGCTTTACCCCACATTCGATTAATACCCATTTATGTGACCGATGTTAAAACGGATTGTATTAAAATGGATGCTTCTGGTTATTCTATGGGAGCTGACTCGATGAAGGAGTTTGTGGAGATGAATGCCGATGTTAATTTGGGTCCAATTCATGCGCCCCCTTTTATTCCGAAgaaaatgatgatgattattggTGCTGGGTTTTTGATTTGGAGTCCATTTTTGGTGAAAAAGTTTGTTATTGGAAACACCCATTTGCAGAATAAGTATATATGGATGGTTGCGTCGATTCTACTGTATTTCTTCAGTGTTTCAGGGACAATGTATACTATAATTAGAAAAGCACCTCTGTTTTTGATTGATAGAAATGATCCAGGGAAGTATCATATCTTTTACCAAGGATCAGGGATGCAGTTAGGAGCTGAAGGTTTTGCTGTTGGATTCTTGTACACGATTGTTGGATTGTTGTTGGCACTAATGACTCATGTTTTGCTTCATCTGAAGAACAGGGGAACACAGAGTTTGCTCATGGCTTTGGGGCTTTTCGTTTCATTTTGGGCGGTAAAGAGGGTGATTTACTTAAATAATTGGAAGACTGGCTATGGTGTTCATGCTTATTGGCCTTCAGGTTGGATGTGA
- the LOC101261285 gene encoding nuclear transport factor 2B, whose product MEEQTEIVGRAFVDHYYNLFDNDRSSVGALYQPSSMFSFEGQKLLGSEDISAKLNALPFGQCRHVISTIDSQPSSFAGGIIVFVSGSIQLLGEDHPLRFSQMFHLIPTVEGSFFVQNDIFRLNYG is encoded by the exons ATGGAAGAACAAACAGAAATAGTAGGAAGGGCATTTGTGGATCACTACTACAATCTTTTTGACAATGATCGATCATCAGTTGGTGCTCTGTATCAACCAAGCTCCATGTTCTCATTTGAGGGGCAAAAGTTGCTCGGAAGTGAAGATATCTCTGCTAAGCTTAATGCCTTGCCTTTTGGACAATGCCGCCATGTGATTAGCACCATTGATTCTCAACCTTCGTCCTTTGCTGGAGGGATCATAGTCTTTGTCAGTGGTAGCATTCAACTTCTTGGAGAGGACCATCCACTGAGGTTTAGTCAG ATGTTTCACTTGATCCCAACTGTGGAAGGAAGCTTCTTTGTGCAGAATGACATATTTCGCCTCAACTATGGCTAG
- the LOC101260501 gene encoding pectinesterase-like gives MATSSQPLLDSPKTKSSSSTKALYVLLSLAAIVGSVGFISIWAINRTSISLTTRVCDTAHDQPSCLAMLSEVAPAGLMDTKTVDLLQMVLHKSSLKIHETIHLASNVNGRINNGQEQVALEDCLELMDLSRDRLMDSMVGLGNLTVQAHFDVHSWLSSILTNHVTCIDGLNGQVRSIMEPMLNDLVARARTSLALMVAIAPQKNIVPTVSDGLPSWVSANDRRLLQLSANAIAANVVVAKDGSGKYKTVKEAVASAPDNSKTRYVIYVKKGTYKENVEIGKKKKNIMLVGDGMDATIITGNLNVIDGSTTFKSATVAAVGDGFIAQDIQFQNTAGPQKHQAVALRVGADQSVINRCKMDAFQDTLYTHTLRQFYRDCYIIGTVDFIFGNAAVVFQNSKLAARKPMSGQKNMVTAQGREDPNQNTGTSIQNCDIIPSSDLAPVKGSVKTYLGRPWKAYSRTVYMQSNIGDHIDPAGWSEWDGDFALKTLYYGEYMNKGAGAGISKRVNWPGYHKALTTSEATKFTVGQLIQGAAWLKSTGVAYTDGL, from the exons ATGGCTACTTCCTCTCAACCATTGTTAGATTCTCCCAAAACAAAATCTTCCTCTTCTACTAAAGCTCTCTATGTGCTTCTCTCCTTAGCTGCTATTGTGGGCTCAGTTGGATTCATTTCAATCTGGGCCATCAATCGTACATCAATTTCCTTGACAACTCGTGTTTGTGATACGGCCCATGATCAGCCATCTTGCTTAGCCATGCTGTCTGAGGTTGCACCTGCTGGTCTGATGGATACAAAAACAGTTGATTTGCTACAGATGGTTTTGCATAAATCATCGTTAAAAATCCACGAGACGATCCATTTGGCGAGCAATGTGAATGGTCGGATCAATAATGGCCAGGAACAAGTAGCTCTAGAAGATTGTTTAGAGTTGATGGATTTGTCAAGGGATAGATTAATGGACTCCATGGTGGGACTTGGGAACCTAACGGTCCAAGCCCATTTTGATGTTCATTCATGGCTAAGTAGCATTCTCACCAACCATGTTACTTGCATAGATGGCCTAAATGGCCAGGTCCGGTCTATTATGGAGCCTATGTTGAATGATTTGGTAGCAAGAGCAAGGACTTCCTTGGCCTTGATGGTTGCAATTGCACCACAAAAGAATATTGTACCAACAGTTAGTGATGGATTGCCCTCATGGGTTAGTGCTAATGATAGAAGACTTTTGCAACTTTCAGCAAATGCAATAGCAGCCAATGTTGTAGTGGCTAAAGATGGCAGTGGAAAATACAAAACCGTAAAAGAAGCAGTTGCTTCTGCTCCAGATAATAGTAAGACTCGATATGTTATTTATGTCAAAAAAGGAACTTATAAAGAAAATGTTGAGATtgggaaaaagaagaagaatataatGCTTGTGGGTGATGGCATGGATGCAACTATTATCACTGGAAacttgaatgttattgatgGCTCAACAACTTTCAAATCTGCAACTGTTG CTGCTGTTGGGGATGGATTCATAGCCCAAGATATACAATTCCAAAACACAGCAGGGCCACAAAAGCACCAAGCAGTGGCCCTTCGTGTTGGAGCAGATCAGTCCGTTATCAACCGTTGCAAAATGGATGCATTCCAGGACACTCTCTATACCCACACTCTCCGTCAATTCTACAGAGATTGTTACATCATTGGCACTGTCGATTTTATCTTTGGTAACGCAGCAGTTGTGTTCCAAAACTCTAAACTGGCAGCGCGAAAGCCCATGAGCGGACAGAAAAACATGGTTACAGCACAAGGTCGCGAAGATCCAAACCAAAATACAGGAACTTCAATCCAGAATTGTGacattattcctagctcggacctTGCACCAGTAAAAGGGTCCGTGAAGACATATTTGGGCAGACCATGGAAAGCGTACTCGAGGACAGTGTACATGCAGTCCAACATTGGAGACCATATTGATCCAGCAGGTTGGTCAGAATGGGACGGTGATTTTGCATTGAAAACACTGTATTATGGTGAGTACATGAACAAAGGAGCTGGTGCTGGCATTAGTAAGAGAGTTAACTGGCCTGGTTATCATAAAGCTTTAACAACATCCGAGGCCACAAAGTTCACTGTGGGTCAGCTGATTCAAGGAGCAGCATGGTTAAAATCTACTGGTGTCGCTTACACTGATGGGTTGTGA